The Pleuronectes platessa chromosome 13, fPlePla1.1, whole genome shotgun sequence genome includes a window with the following:
- the gigyf2 gene encoding GRB10-interacting GYF protein 2, with protein MGETQTLNFGPEWLRALSGGSGNSSGGGGGSSNPVASPPLSPVLPTYKLADYRYGREEMLALYVKDNKIPIDLHDKEFLPILQEEPLPPLALVSFTEEEQRNFSMSVNSAAVLRLAGRGNGPIVGAPRGRSTSRGRGRGRGDGGFYQRSFDDVEGFGRGAREMHRSQSWEERGDRRFEKPVRKEPDAAPGHFQLNHIRANYEDVVPGLPRKHDLFRAESGNWRSSRDDQNGEEDEWARRLAASQRDGDRWCPPSPDAPRSAGWREYPEQRRRFPFDAREEERGYRRPRSGSGSLEDERDSLPEWCLEDAEEEAGTFDSSGAFLSLKKASKEPILEEAELDFKPLEECEEGLEEEDGQHKETKETESAADRKEFSRVSEEPPPVAPPVSDPQISGQSFPPGQPSRTEEAERLVERQPPLELPPETCKVPLHIPMSNSRLKSLPMTHISTTLTDVSAPSPSVKLPQQKPMEVPVSLNNPLPFPSNIMAHIGRPTAVTHDTDEDEGLKHFEQEAEKMVAYLQDGVVDDDRLAAKTSEKPKPASMPLTHEAALKWFYKDPQGEIQGPFNNHEMTEWFQAGYFTVSLLVKRGCDDVFQALGEIMKIWGRVPFTPGAAPPPLQGDGDQERLKRQQEVTALNLYQLQQLQYQYLLRQQYAQALAQQKAAALSSAPLQQQQQHQQQINLLLQQYQALKIRASESPLPPVTRSLSVPDSGSVWEMQNSSSQASCTPKLQQAAPSTWDGTSVWDLPIDSMAQAPTIEQMQQLEKSKASKLELERREAEMRAKREEEERKRLEEALRARQEEERKRLAEEELALQKQEEALRRQREQEEAQRRQKEDEERLAQEEALRRLEERRREEEERKKREELLRKQEEERRKQEELEALRRREDEKRAEEEAVAAAAAAALAQQQQEEQKKREQEAQRQQELQRQRQQQQEALRRLQQQQQQQQLAQMKLPSSSKWGHQSANAINQTQNTLSLAEIQKGEEERERQALEEQRRQQQELLKLQQHQALHQAQQPQAKLSGWGTVAKQPVATKSLLEIQREEAQQMKQRKEQQQQQKQQQQQQQKQQQQQQQQQQQQQQQQQQQQQQQQQPSPPPQQQQPPQPQPVVPQQSRTQNRTTSLSNSVWGSVSTSPCTNWGSDSSSIWGDTHNSNMGFWDEAVKEAVQQPPPTKKGSTQKNNKGNANLSNSGSGRVNKKVEEEEKLLKLFQGVNKSQQDTFMQWCEQTLHTLNAANNLDVPTFASFLKEVDSPYEVHDYVRAYLGDTPEAKDFAKQFLERRAKQNANQQKQAPQNQQQANKQQPDSVWGGSGSPSLYQSSNHSSGQQQQRFETVTSGKKKKKQKMVRADPSLLGFSVNAASERLNMGEIETLEEL; from the exons ATGGGCGAAACCCAGACACTCAACTTTGGACCAGAATG GCTCCGTGCCCTGTCTGGAGGTAGTGGCAACagcagcggtggtggtggtggaagcAGCAACCCTGTTGCCTCTCCACCCCTCTCCCCTGTGTTGCCAACGTATAAACTTGCAGACTATCGCTACGGGAGAGAAGAGATGTTAGCACTTTATGTAAAGGATAACAAG aTCCCTATAGACCTACACGATAAGGAGTTCCTGCCCATATTGCAAGAGGAGCCCCTGCCGCCTCTGGCACTCGTGTCTtttacagaggaggaacag AGAAATTTTTCCATGTCTGTAAACAGTGCAGCAGTACTTCGGCTGGCAGGCCGGGGAAATGGTCCAATAGTGGGGGCACCAAGAGGCCGAAGTACCTCAAGGGGTAGAG gccgaggaagaggagatggagggttTTACCAAAGAAGTTTTGATGATGTGGAAGGTTTTGGTCGCGGAGCGAGGGAGATGCATCGCTCCCAGAGCTGGGAGGAGAG GGGAGATAGGAGGTTTGAAAAGCCAGTTCGAAAAGAGCCAG ATGCTGCTCCGGGACATTTTCAATTGAACCACA TCCGAGCAAACTACGAGGACGTTGTGCCAGGCCTACCAAGGAAGCATGACTTGTTCCGTGCAGAGAGTGGGAACTGGCGTTCTTCTCGTGATGATCAGAATGGCGAGGAAGATGAGTGGGCCCGTCGACTCGCAGCTTCTCAACGGGACGGTGACCGGTGGTGCCCCCCCAGCCCAG ATGCCCCTCGGTCTGCAGGGTGGCGGGAATACCCAGAGCAGCGTCGGCGTTTCCCGTTCGATGCGAGAGAAGAGGAGCGCGGCTACAGGAGGCCACGGTCAGGCAGCGGCAGCCTGGAAGACGAGAGAGACAGTCTGCCGGAGTGGTGTCTGGAGGACGCAGAAGAGGAGGCAGGCACCTTCGACTCTTCAGGCGCCTTTCTCTCGCTCAAG AAAGCATCAAAGGAACCGATCCTGGAAGAGGCAGAGCTCGACTTCAAGCCCCTGGAAGAGTGTGAAGAGggcttggaggaggaggacggtcAGCACAAGGAGACCAAAGAGACAGAATCGGCGGCTGATCGAAAAG agttttccaGAGTGTCAGAAGAGCCTCCACCTGTTGCACCTCCTGTCTCGGATCCTCAAATCTCTGGCCAGTCTTTTCCCCCAGGCCAGCCGAGTAGGACAGAGGAGGCTGAGAGGCTAGTTGAACGGCAGCCACCCCTGGAGCTCCCTCCAGAGACCTGCAAAGTCCCCCTGCACATCCCGATGTCCAACAGCAGGCTGAAGTCCCTACCCATGACCCACATTTCTACCACCCTTACAG ATGTATCTGCTCCATCGCCAAGTGTCAAGCTACCGCAGCAAAAGCCCATGGAGGTTCCTGTGTCCTTGAACAACCCTTTACCCTTCCCTTCGAATATAATGGCACATATAGGCCGGCCTACTGCTGTGACACACgacacagatgaagatgagggACTAAAACACTTTGAACAG GAGGCAGAAAAGATGGTTGCGTACCTACAAGATGGCGTGGTGGATGATGACAGACTAGCAGCAAAGACTTCAGAGAAGCCCAAGCCTGCAAGTATGCCGCTCACCCATGAAGCTGCTCTCAAGTGGTTCTACAAAGATCCCCAGGGGGAGATACAGG GTCCATTCAATAACCACGAGATGACTGAGTGGTTTCAAGCTGGTTACTTCACAGTGTCTCTATTGGTCAAAAGAGGATGTGATGACGTATTTCAGGCACTTGGAGAGATCATGAAGATTTGGGGGAGGGTACCGTTCACTCCAGGCGCTGCTCCTCCACCTTTACAG GGTGATGGTGACCAAGAGAGGTTGAAGAGGCAGCAGGAGGTCACTGCTCTCAATCTCTACCAGTTACAGCAGCTCCAATATCAATACCTTCTCAG GCAGCAGTATGCTCAGGCCCTGGCCCAGCAGAAGGCTGCAGCTCTTAGCTCTGCTCCTcttcaacaacagcagcaacaccaacagcagatcAACCTGCTACTACAGCAATACCAGGCACTCAAGATAAG AGCGTCTGAAAGCCCCCTACCTCCTGTGACCCGGTCCTTGTCTGTACCAGACTCTGGTTCTGTGTGGGAAATGCAGAACTCGTCCTCTCAGGCTTCCTGCACACCAAAACTCCAACAAGCTGCTCCGAGTA CATGGGATGGCACCAGTGTTTGGGATTTACCCATAGACTCCATGGCACAGGCTCCAACCATCGAGCAGATGCAACAGTTAGAAAAGTCAAAGGCTTCAAAG TTGGAGCTAGAGCGGCGTGAGGCAGAGATGAGAGccaaaagggaggaagaggagaggaaacgacTGGAGGAGGCCCTGAGGGCTCGACAGGAGGAGGAACGCAAACGAttagcagaagaggagctggctctGCAGAAACAG GAGGAGGCTTTGAGGCGGCAGCGAGAGCAAGAAGAGGCACAGCGCCGGCAAAAAGAAGACGAGGAGAGACTGGCACAGGAGGAGGCTCTAAGAAGACTAGAGGAGAGgcggagggaagaagaggagcggAAAAAACGAGAAGAGCTCCTTCGCAAACAG GAAGAGGAGCGCAGAAAGCAGGAGGAACTTGAAGCATTGCGAAGGCGTGAGGATGAGAAgcgagctgaggaggaggcggtggctgctgctgcggcggctGCTCTCgcacagcagcaacaggaggagcagaaaaaaagagagcagGAGGCGCAAAGAcagcaggagctgcagagacagaggcagcagcaACAAGAGGCCCTCAGGAGActtcaacaacagcagcaacaacagcagctcgCACAAATGAAG CTTCCATCCTCTTCGAAGTGGGGCCACCAGTCAGCCAATGCCATAAACCAGACTCAGAACACCCTGTCACTGGCCGAGATCCAGAAAGGTGAAGAGGAGCGAGAGCGACAGGCCCTGGAGGAG CAGCGACGTCAGCAACAAGAGCTCCTGAAGCTACAGCAGCACCAAGCCCTGCACCAGGCTCAGCAGCCTCAGGCCAAGCTGTCCGGTTGGGGAACTGTGGCCAAACAGCCAGTTGCTACCAAGTCCTTGCTGGAAATTCAGAGGGAGGAGGCCCAGCAGATGAAACAGCgaaaggagcagcagcagcagcagaaacaacaacagcagcagcaacagaagcagcagcagcagcagcaacaacaacaacaacaacagcagcagcagcagcaacaacaacaacaacagcagcagcagccgtctccgccaccacagcagcagcagccaccacaACCACAACCCGTTGTCCCCCAGCAGAGCCGCACACAAAACAGAACC ACATCTCTGAGTAACTCGGTGTGGGGCTCTGTCAGCACCAGCCCCTGCACTAACTGGGGCTCGGACTCCAGCAGCATCTGGGGAGACACCCACAACTCTAACATGGGCTTCTGGGACGAGGCCGTGAAGGAGGCTGTTCAGCAACCTCCTCCAACCAAGAAAGGAAGCACGCAGAAGAATAACAAAGGGAACGCCAACCTCAg TAACTCCGGGAGTGGGCGAGTCAACAAGaaggtagaagaggaggagaagctgctaaAGTTGTTCCAAGGGGTCAACAAGAGCCAGCAGGACACCTTCATGCAATGGTGTGAGCAAACCCTGCACACCCTCAACGCAGCCAACAATCTGGATG TTCCTACGTTTGCTTCCTTCCTGAAAGAAGTGGATTCTCCATATGAGGTGCACGACTACGTCAGGGCCTACCTGGGGGACACTCCAGAGGCCAAGGACTTTGCCAAGCAGTTCCTGGAACGTCGTGCCAAACAGAACGCAAATCAACAGAAGCAGGCGCCGCAAAACCAACAGCAGGCCAACAAACAGCAGCCG GATTCTGTATGGGGCGGATCAGGATCGCCGTCGCTCTACCAGTCGTCCAACCATTCGAgtggccagcagcagcagcgctttGAGACCGTCACCtcagggaagaagaaaaagaaacagaagatGGTCCGCGCAGACCCCAGCCTTCTAG GTTTTTCTGTGAACGCGGCCTCTGAGAGATTGAATATGGGAGAGATAGAGACTTTGGAGGAGTTGTAA
- the snorc gene encoding protein SNORC: MVHSISMCRVLLLMLLGLLVVFVHTETVADPASTTRDNQDTMSGEPPSDVTTRDPFQDMTEQSFTNDYEDATHSQAVDEEEGVLGPGAITAIVIAVFLGASVLLALIVITLRKFTAS, encoded by the exons ATGGTTCACAGCATCAGCATGTGCAGGGTGCTCCTGCTGATGCTCCTCGGCCTCCTGGTCGTCTTCGTTCACACAG agaCAGTCGCAGACCCGGCCTCAACGACCAGGGACAACCAGGACACCATGTCAGGGGAGCCACCCAGTGACGTCACCACCCGAGACCCCTTCCAGGACATGACAGAGCAGTCCTTCACCAACGACTACGAGGACGCCACACACTCCCAGGCCGTGGACGAGGAGGAAG gggtgCTGGGGCCGGGCGCCATCACAGCCATCGTCATTGCAGTCTTCCTCGGAGCATCTGTCCTCCTCGCCCTCATCGTCATCACACTGAGGAAGTTCACCGCATCCTAG
- the LOC128454122 gene encoding G-protein coupled receptor 55, with translation MTFNCTFDAVDELMKYLELAIYIPIFIFGLFLNVVALVVFCIFMRKWTETTIYMTSLALMDMLLLFPLPFKMHATNNNWAASLHPFCSVLESLYFVGIYGSIYTIMCIALDRWVAICHPYKAKWRRSPKAALGTCVGVWLLVLAVLFPTVHGFREPAKVDFQCFHEFSNKGWSPPVIICLQLFGFLLPALVVVCCSVQTIRALRQSGEHSPQSRACVRVIYSSLAAFLLPFTPSHLGILLQFLVHQGVIQDCDNKTRISVFIQVAMCLSNITCCLDAFCYYFIAHEVRSSKDNFRMSISQRRATFSTSEV, from the exons ATGACATTCAACTGCACATTTGACGCAGTGGACGAGCTGATGAAATATTTGGAGCTGGCCATCTACATACCCATATTCATCTTTGGTCTGTTCCTGAATGTCGTCGCGCTGGTGGTGTTCTGCATCTTTATGCGAAAATGGACCGAGACCACGATCTACATGACCAGCTTGGCTCTCATGGACatgctgctcctcttccctcttcccttCAAAATGCATGCGACCAATAACAACTGGGCGGCCTCCCTCCACCCTTTCTGCTCAGTCTTGGAGAGCCTGTACTTTGTCGGGATATATGGCAGTATCTACACCATCATGTGTATAGCCCTGGACCGGTGGGTGGCTATCTGTCACCCATATAAAGCCAAGTGGCGGCGCTCGCCCAAAGCAGCTCTAGGGACCTGTGTGGGGGTGTGGTTGCTGGTGCTGGCAGTTCTCTTTCCAACCGTCCATGGCTTCAGGGAGCCCGCGAAGGTGGACTTCCAGTGCTTCCACGAGTTTTCAAACAAAGGTTGGAGCCCCCCTGTGATCATCTGCCTGCAGCTGTTTGGGTTCCTGCTGCCGGCCCTGGTGGTGGTCTGCTGCTCAGTGCAGACCATCCGGGCTCTTCGGCAGTCTGGTGAGCACAGCCCTCAGAGCCGGGCCTGTGTGAGGGTCATCTACAGCAGCCTCGCCGCCTTCCTGTTACCCTTCACCCCGAGCCACCTCGGCATCCTCCTGCAGTTCCTG GTGCACCAAGGAGTCATTCAGGATTGTGACAACAAGACCAGGATCAGCGTGTTCATACAGGTAGCCATGTGTCTGTCCAACATCACCTGCTGCCTGGACGCTTTCTGCTACTACTTCATCGCCCACGAGGTGAGGAGCTCCAAAGACAACTTCAGGATGTCGATCAGCCAGAGAAGAGCCACGTTCAGCACATCAGAGGTCTGA
- the itm2cb gene encoding integral membrane protein 2Cb isoform X2: protein MVKITFQTVAAQKPDKETDGDKIIVPLAHEQLVLPVRSKKPFPTGLCCLTFGLVVFMSGLVLASVYVYRYYFIPQIPEDSLFHCRVVYEDSVYAPQRGRQELEENVGIYLDDNYEQISVPVPHFGGSDPADIIHDFQRGLTAYHDIALDKCYITELNTTLVMPPRNLWELLVNMKRGTYLPQTYIIQEEMVVTGRVRSMRQLGPFIHRLCYGKETYRLKRRSQHRRIERREAKNCHSIRHFENTFVVETVICSRF, encoded by the exons ATGGTGAAGATCACTTTCCAGACAGTTGCGGCGCAGAAGCCCGACAAAGAGACGGACGGGGACAAGATCATTGTGCCTCTGGCTCAC GAGCAGCTGGTTCTTCCTGTCCGGTCCAAGAAGCCGTTTCCGACCGGCCTATGCTGCCTCACCTTCGGCCTGGTGGTTTTCATGTCAGGACTGGTGCTGGCCTCCGTCTACGTCTATCGCTACTACTTCATACCTCAG ATCCCAGAGGACAGCTTGTTCCACTGTCGGGTGGTCTACGAGGACTCGGTGTACGCTCCTCAGAGGGGCCGGCAGGAGCTCGAGGAGAACGTTGGCATCTACCTCGACGACAACTATGAACAGATCAGCGTGCCCGTGCCACACTTTGGAGGCAGCGATCCCGCCGATATCATCCACGATTTTCAGAGG GGCCTCACAGCTTATCACGACATTGCTTTGGACAAATGCTACATCACCGAGCTGAACACAACCTTGGTGATGCCTCCACGTAACCTGTGGGAGCTGCTTGTCAACATGAAG AGGGGGACGTACCTACCGCAGACTTACATCATCCAGGAGGAGATGGTGGTGACGGGGAGGGTGAGGAGCATGAGGCAGCTGGGCCCCTTCATCCACAGACTCTGCTATGGCAAAGAAACCTACCGCCTCAAGCGCCGCAGCCAGCACCGAC GTATCGAGAGGCGTGAGGCAAAGAACTGCCACAGCATCCGTCACTTCGAGAACACGTTTGTGGTCGAGACAGTCATCTGCAGCAGGTTCTGA
- the itm2cb gene encoding integral membrane protein 2Cb isoform X1 — translation MVKITFQTVAAQKPDKETDGDKIIVPLAHEQLVLPVRSKKPFPTGLCCLTFGLVVFMSGLVLASVYVYRYYFIPQQIPEDSLFHCRVVYEDSVYAPQRGRQELEENVGIYLDDNYEQISVPVPHFGGSDPADIIHDFQRGLTAYHDIALDKCYITELNTTLVMPPRNLWELLVNMKRGTYLPQTYIIQEEMVVTGRVRSMRQLGPFIHRLCYGKETYRLKRRSQHRRIERREAKNCHSIRHFENTFVVETVICSRF, via the exons ATGGTGAAGATCACTTTCCAGACAGTTGCGGCGCAGAAGCCCGACAAAGAGACGGACGGGGACAAGATCATTGTGCCTCTGGCTCAC GAGCAGCTGGTTCTTCCTGTCCGGTCCAAGAAGCCGTTTCCGACCGGCCTATGCTGCCTCACCTTCGGCCTGGTGGTTTTCATGTCAGGACTGGTGCTGGCCTCCGTCTACGTCTATCGCTACTACTTCATACCTCAG CAGATCCCAGAGGACAGCTTGTTCCACTGTCGGGTGGTCTACGAGGACTCGGTGTACGCTCCTCAGAGGGGCCGGCAGGAGCTCGAGGAGAACGTTGGCATCTACCTCGACGACAACTATGAACAGATCAGCGTGCCCGTGCCACACTTTGGAGGCAGCGATCCCGCCGATATCATCCACGATTTTCAGAGG GGCCTCACAGCTTATCACGACATTGCTTTGGACAAATGCTACATCACCGAGCTGAACACAACCTTGGTGATGCCTCCACGTAACCTGTGGGAGCTGCTTGTCAACATGAAG AGGGGGACGTACCTACCGCAGACTTACATCATCCAGGAGGAGATGGTGGTGACGGGGAGGGTGAGGAGCATGAGGCAGCTGGGCCCCTTCATCCACAGACTCTGCTATGGCAAAGAAACCTACCGCCTCAAGCGCCGCAGCCAGCACCGAC GTATCGAGAGGCGTGAGGCAAAGAACTGCCACAGCATCCGTCACTTCGAGAACACGTTTGTGGTCGAGACAGTCATCTGCAGCAGGTTCTGA
- the hes6 gene encoding transcription cofactor HES-6, translated as MAPVRSNTHGDDCNTHGDDCGRSDRKMRKPLVEKKRRARINESLQELRVLVAETDLQSKMENAEVLEMTVKRVENLLKNRAQEVDAVNREACERFAAGYIQCMQDVHAFVSSCPGIDQAEAAELLNHLLESMPLNDEDQLRLMLPDGGLADSPPGSHSTWSLSESCLVSPAPSTTSTDDLCSDLDDTDSEQSLVSSSEEADGQDVSITYSKSVWRPW; from the exons ATGGCCCCCGTTCGGAGCAACACACACGGTGATGACTGCAACACACACGGTGATGACTGCGGCAGGTCCGACAGGAAG ATGAGGAAGCCCCTggtggagaagaagaggagagctcGCATCAATGAAAGTTTGCAGGAACTCCGAGTTCTCGTCGCGGAAACAGAC CTGCAATCAAAGATGGAGAACGCGGAGGTGCTGGAGATGACAGTGAAACGAGTGGAGAACCTCCTGAAGAACAGGGCTCAAG AAGTGGATGCAGTGAACCGGGAGGCCTGCGAGCGGTTCGCGGCGGGCTACATCCAGTGCATGCAGGATGTGCACGCCTTCGTGTCCAGCTGCCCCGGGATCGACCAGGCGGAGGCCGCAGAGCTGCTGAACCACCTCCTGGAGAGCATGCCCCTGAACGATGAGGACCAGCTCCGGTTGATGCTGCCCGACGGCGGCCTGGCGGACAGCCCCCCCGGCAGCCACAGCACTTGGTCCCTGTCTGAGAGTTGTCTGGTGTCTCCGGCTCcgtccaccacctccaccgACGACCTCTGCTCCGACCTGGATGACACAGACTCGGAGCAAAGCCTTGTCTCTTCGTCAGAGGAGGCTGACGGCCAGGATGTGTCCATAACTTACTCCAAGTCAGTGTGGAGACCCTGGTAG